One region of Apus apus isolate bApuApu2 chromosome 6, bApuApu2.pri.cur, whole genome shotgun sequence genomic DNA includes:
- the CXCR4 gene encoding C-X-C chemokine receptor type 4, translated as MAQSMDNSLDSLDLSSGLIIEFSDNSTDEIGSADYGDYGEPCFQHENADFNRIFLPTIYSIIFLTGIIGNGLVIVVMGYQKKQRSMTDKYRLHLSVADLLFVITLPFWSVDAAISWYFGNVLCKAVHVIYTVNLYSSVLILAFISLDRYLAIVHATNSQRPRKLLAEKVVYVGVWLPAVLLTVPDIIFASTSEVEGKYLCDRMYPHENWLISFRFQHILVGLVLPGLIILTCYCIIISKLSHSKGHQKRKALKTTVILILAFFACWLPYYIGISIDTFILLGVIRPSCSLETIVHKWISITEALAFFHCCLNPILYAFLGAKFKTSAQNALTSVSRGSSLKILSKSKRGGHSSVSTESESSSFHSS; from the exons ATGGCTCAGAGCATGGACAACAGCCTCGACAGCCTGGAT ctgtccTCCGGGTTAATCATTGAATTTTCTGATAATAGCACGGATGAGATTGGTTCAGCTGACTATGGAGACTACGGAGAGCCATGCTTCCAGCATGAGAATGCCGATTTCAACCGGATCTTCTTGCCAACAATCTACTCCATCATCTTCCTAACAGGAATAATCGGCAATGGATTGGTTATTGTTGTTATGGGCtaccagaagaaacaaagaagcaTGACTGACAAATACAGGCTGCACCTCTCTGTGGCTGATCTCCTTTTTGTCATCACCTTGCCGTTCTGGTCTGTGGATGCAGCCATAAGCTGGTACTTTGGGAATGTTCTGTGTAAGGCAGTTCATGTCATTTACACAGTCAACCTCTATAGCAGTGTCTTGATTTTGGCCTTTATAAGCTTAGATCGTTACCTGGCAATAGTCCACGCTACCAACAGCCAGCGACCGCGAAAGCTGTTGGCTGAGAAGGTGGTGTATGTGGGTGTGTGGCTACCAGCTGTGCTTTTGACAGTGCCTGATATAATCTTTGCCAGTACTAGTGAAGTAGAAGGAAAGTATCTCTGTGATCGCATGTACCCTCATGAAAACTGGCTGATTTCTTTCAGATTTCAGCACATCTTGGTCGGACTTGTCTTGCCTGGTCTAATAATTCTGACGTGCTACTGTATTATTATATCTAAGCTGTCACATTCCAAAGGCCACCAGAAGCGCAAAGCCTTGAAGACAACAGTTATCCTCATCCTCGCCTTCTTTGCCTGCTGGCTGCCATATTATATTGGCATCAGCATCGACACATTCATCTTGCTGGGAGTCATCAGACCCAGCTGCAGCTTGGAGACAATAGTGCATAAATGGATCTCCATCACTGAAGCCCTGGCTTTCTTCCACTGTTGCCTGAACCCAATTCTATATGCTTTCCTTGGTGCCAAGTTCAAAACATCAGCACAAAACGCCTTGACATCAGTTAGCAGAGGATCAAGCCTCAAGATCCTTTCAAAAAGCAAACGTGGGGGACATTCTTCTGTTTCTACAGAGTCCGAGTCTTCAAGTTTCCATTCCAGCTAA